TTTGACATGGTTGCAAAAAAATCACACGAAAAAAATGCAAACATAGAGCTAACACAGAAGATAAAAAAGTGTTCATGGGAAAGGCAAAAAGACAAAAATATGCAACCAGAACAAAAGAACCAAGAATTGATGCACAACACACTAAGCAAAGATTGAACTGTGATGGAGAAATCTTGCATATATCGTGACAACACATGAAGTTATACATCTATGcgataagtgaaggaaatatgccctagaggcaataataaagttattattttatttccttatatcatgataaatgtttattattcatgctagaattgtattatccggaaacataatatttgtgtgaatacatagacaaactaaacgtcactagtgtgcctctacttgactagctcgttaatcaaagatggttatgtttcctaaccatagacatgtgttgtcatttgattaacgggatcacatcattaggagaatgatgtgattgacatgacccattccattagcttagcacccgatcgtttagtatgttgctattgctttcttcatgacttatacatgttcctatgactatgaaattatgcaactcccgtttgctggaggaacactttgtgtgctaccaaacgtcacaacgtaactgggtgattataaaggagctctacaggtgtctccaaaggtacatgttgggttggcgtatttcgagattaggatttgtcactccgattgtcggagaggtatctctgggccctctcgataatgcacatcacataagccttgcaagcattgcaactaatgagttagttgcgagatgatgtattacgaaacgagtagagagacttgccggtaacgagattgaactaggtattgagataccgacgatcgaatctcgggcaagtaacataccgatgacaaagggaacaaagtatgttgttatgcggtctgaccgataaagatcttcgtagaatatgtgggagccaatatgagcatccaggttccgctattgattattgaccggagacatgtctcggtcatgtctacattgttctcgaacccgtagggtccgcacgcttaacgttacgatgacagtttcattatgagtttatatattttgatgtaccgaagtttgttcggagtcccggatgtgatcacggacatgacaaggagtctcaaaatggtcgagacataaagattgatatattggacagctatattcggacaccggaagtgtttcgggtgatttcggagaaaaccggagtgctggagggttacNNNNNNNNNNNNNNNNNNNNNNNNNNNNNNNNNNNNNNNNNNNNNNNNNNNNNNNNNNNNNNNNNNNNNNNNNNNNNNNNNNNNNNNNNNNNNNNNNNNNNNNNNNNNNNNNNNNNNNNNNNNNNNNNNNNNNNNNNNNNNNNNNNNNNNNNNNNNNNNNNNNNNNNNNNNNNNNNNNNNNNNNNNNNNNNNNNNNNNNNNNNNNNNNNNNNNNNNNNNNNNNNNNNNNNNNNNNNNNNNNNNNNggggcggccagggtgggccgcgcgccccctcccgaaTTGgattaggagagggggggcggcgcccccctttccttctccctctcccccttcctttcccctcctagtaggagtaggaaagaggggagtcctactcctactaggaggaggactcctcctccttggcgcgccctagggccggccggcctccccccttgctcctttatatacgggggcagggggcacctctagacacacaagttgatcctcgtgatcgttttcttagccgtgtgcggtgcccccttccaccatactcctcgataatattgtagcggtgcttaggcgaagccctgcgacggtagaacatcaagatcgtcaccacaccgtcgtgctgacggaactcttccccgacactttgctggatcggagtccggggatcgtcatcaagctgaacgtgtgcagaactcagagatgtcgtatgttcggtacttggatcggtcggatcgggaagacgtacgactacttcctctacgttgtgtcaacacttccgttgccggtctacgagggtacgtagacaatactctcccctctcgttgctatacatcagcatgatcttgcgtgtgcgtaggaaattttttgaaattactacgttcccaacaataAGGACTTCATAGTGAGAACACACACAACATGCTTGAACACTAGGTGAAGTATACGACATTTTTCCTGTGTGATATCAGTAACTCAACATAAGGGTTGTGTGTATGGCTTTTTTATCATCAGTACGATGGTTAATTTACTGGGAGATATGTGTTGTCACTATATACATACTGACGATCTAATCTATAATGTCACATTGAAGTCATACGGTCATACAAAAAACATCATGTGTGCTCTTACATCGAAAATCCCGGCGGAAGTCCTTTGTGCACCACCCTCTCTTCAACGATTGCCTATCCATCCCGTAGCTGAATAAAAATGAGCACGCAGTCGCGGCAGATACTGAGATgaaaagatttttttttgaaaaagtgaaTATATTTTAGAACGCTTTTTTGCAAAGTTGTTAGTACAAATTTCAAACTTGATTTTTTAAAAAACAACAATATTTCCcttttaattatttttaaaaacctgagtattttttaaaacattttttaaaaaaactaGGAGATACTGTTGTGATTATTTTTGCTTTTGCAAACATTtgaaaaacacaaatatttttgaattttcaatttgaaaaggcaaacattttttaaaacatgttTTCTTTAAAATTGGGAGGTACTGTAGCTAAATTGTTTTAATCTATACCTATTAATAAAACTTGGCGGAATTTTTAAATGTGCCCACCTAATGCATGGTTTTAGTTCAATTTATTAAATTAGGGATATGGAAGGAATCTTTTTGTCTGTCGCCTCTTTATGTACGACCACTCGGCCCAGTGACTCCCATCAAAATGCATGAAAAGTCCAACTAAGGTTTCATGGTCTATCTGACATAAACTACTCAATTTACATGATGACACGGACATATATAATGTGCCGTGCTTTTCCCTATTATATTACCCAGATGATAAAGAAAAATTTTGGTCAACGCTCTTGATCTTCGCCGGACACAAAGGCGACTCAACAATCCAGCTATTGGACCTGGCCAACCTAGATTAGTGACAATTGGTAGCACGACCACCGGCAATGAGGACGACAAAGACGACAAGAAGAAACATGTGTCTTGTGTTATACTAAAATGGAGGATGTGGACCTGAGAATAAGGTATTAGTTATATTTATTATGTTATGGTCATGAGGGTGAGATCTTTAACCATGCTCAGTGAATAATGGCGTGTGAGGGCTGTTTTCTTCCATCACAacacacgggcatgtttgctatctCTATAAAAGACTTATACAGAGAAAAATAGCACACTCACAACCAGATATAGTCAATCAGCAGTCGAGACACACACGGGACTACACACATCCTTGCGGCAGAAGATCCTCGCTAGCGTGCATCGTCTCAGTCTCCTTCCCCATCTCAGATCGATCTAGCCCTGGACTGAACCCAGCACCTCTGTCCCGTCTTCGCTCGCCGGCCGCCACCATGGCCGAATCCCCACCCCAAACCctacccttcctcctcctccccctcatcCTCCTTCCGATTGCCCCCGCCGCCAGCGCGGCCGCGTTCGCCGGCCTCGACGCCTTCCTCGCGTCGGCCGCCGCGCGCGACCCCTCCGCCGCCAACGACACCTTCGCCTCTCTCCCCGCCGGCCTGCGCCGCGCGCTCTCCGCCCCGTCCCCGATCCTCCCGTctcgcctcctctccctctccgccgccgtccCCGTCAACGTCCGCCTCGCCGGCTCCTCCTTCCCGCCCAcctccgccggcctcctcccttcCTTTGTCTCATCCGCCGTGTCCTCCTCCCATTTCCTCTCCAGCCGCCCCCCGCACCGCCTCGCGCTCTCCCACAGCATCCACCTCgatgtcgccgcccccgccgcgtcCTCCGACCTCGTGACCCGCGCCGCGACCGCCGTCCAAGCCCACCTCAATGCAGCCCCCGCGCCCTTCCACTCCAACGCCCTCTCCTCCGTGCCTTACAAAATCGTCGACGATATCATCGCCGAGGACTACCGAGCGCACGCCGgctcggcgtcctccccggccgtctACATCTACTTGCTCGACCTCGGCCCGCAGCCGCGTCCGTACGCCTACACCGCGGCCTCCTCCTCTGCCGATGGCCATTCGCCTGCCTTCTCCCGCTGCCTCGCCCCTCTCTGGACCGGCAAGGAGCGCTACATCTGGATCGACCTCGGTGCAGGCCCGGTGGACTACGGGCCGGCGCTCTCCGGCGAAGGCGTCCTCCCTCGTGGTGAGTTTCATCCTCTTGCTGCTCTCCACGGCCGCCCCAAGTCGGACAAGGCGCTCCTTGCGGATCTGGCCTCACTGGTTCTCAGTGCTTACAAGTCGTTGCTAGTGCCTTCGCTCAGAATCCCAGTGCATTTTGAGAGCTCTTTGCTTATTCGTTTTGTTCACATCCATGGTGAAGAGAAAGATCCTGTTGGACTCGATTGGAGTGCAATTGAACAGTCGATTCGGGATGGAGATCTGCCCTTCGATGGCCAGAGCTTGAAGTTTGATTCGCACAGTGTCAAGTACTCTGAGTGCTCAATTTGCTCATTTGCAATTGCCCGCTCAACACACTCATTTACATCCAGGTTCTTGTTTGAGAATTACACGATGATAGTGAGTGAGTACTTGGACTCCAAGCGGATGAGGCAGGTGCTGTCAGACTCGTCGGATGAGTTGCATCGTGTGGCTGGGattcatgatgatgatgagcatgacAAGgttgtgccagtttatgtttttgatTTGGATTTCGATAAGCTTCTGTTGTTAGATAGGTACCACCAAGCGGTGGCTTTCCGTGATATGGTGGTTGCTGTGAGGACAAGGAGCTCGCAAACGGTCAGTGACTACAGCTGTAATGGTCGACATGTAATTACAATGACTAGAAATCTCGACCGTCCGATCATCGGCTCAGTTCTGCAGACCATGTTTGGCGTCTCACCAACACACCAGTCATGGAGCCCTGAGCACAATGCCACGGTCGTTGATTACACTTGGAGCACTGGACATACACCATTTGGGCCGTTCTCAGAGACCAAATCACTGTCTTTTGTGCAGAAAGATGCAGCCCGTAGGAATGTTCTTCTTACCACCCTCAACTACACAATCACTAGTACAGTTGAGGTTCTGGAGTCACTGGCTGCCCATGGTGGGGAAAATATACTCCTTAGAAAGAAAAGGCATGTTGAGTTCATTCAAAGGTGGAATCTGCTCACTTATAAGTTGGAGAAGGTGGTGTCAGCCATGTCCCGCCTGGATTACAACAAGGCAATGTACCTTTTGAGATCTTCAGATCATGATATGTATGCCATTTACATGTTGGTGTATCAGGCTTCTCAGGAGCTGGATGCCTCACTGGTTTGCTTCAAAGACCCACCATTCCCATGGCTATCAGTTTCCTTGTCTGGAGTCTTTGTTTTTGGTTTCTTTTTTGTGTATTCTAAGAGGGATAGTTTGTTTAGGAGCAAAAGGAAGCAGTTCTGAGTTCTGACAGCAGTTTTGTTGGTGGATACTACTTGAAAGCTTCACCCTGATGCGATCATAGTTGACAGCTGCCGGGAAATTGCATCCTTGCATATTACATGGAGCAGTGACTAGACACTGGGAATGGGTGCATCTTGTTCCAAGATAAACTTATAAGAGGTATTCTAGATTATTTGAGGAAGTCAACACTTCCACTTGTCTTGTAAGTTTAATGTGCCTGAATTGCCCTTCATACATAATGTTGATCTAGATTTTGCAGACATTATGTGTTTTATTTTGTTGACTAGCATGTTCCCTATCATGTTCGCTGCGTGCATTCTATGCTCATGTTTAGTTTAAAGATGTTAGACTCAACAGTTTAGGTGTAAAAAAGGAACAGTTTTAATAGGTGTTACAAGTTACAACATGTCAAGTTCTTTTCACATTCTGGTTTATGCGATAAAAAAAAAATCAACATATTTGAGCTGGGGAAGGGGAGCCttagcgcagtggtaaagctgctgccttgtgaccatgaggtcacgggttcaagtcctggaaacagcctcttacagaaatgtagggaaaggctgcgtacaatagacccaaagtggtcggacccttccccagaccctgcgcaagcgggagctacatgcactggggctgccccttTATATTTGAGCTGTCATATGAGTCATCAGATATTCAGATTTATGTCTAGGCAACTATCTTTACTACCAAGTAGTGCCTTCAACCCTTTGTATGGTAGGATTTGTGTTACATAGGGAGGAAACCCTTGTCTTTATATTAAGCCGAAAGCCTGAATAATGTCCTTGAGAAGCTTAAGTTGTGTCCTACTTCTTGCTCTCCCTGTTTTCCTACGTGATGTCCTGCTGCTTGATTAGTACCCTAGTCCGCGAGCATTGTAATGAATGCAAGTTAAGCCCATCATCAGCACAAAATAGACTGAGAGTCGGTGAGAAATCTAAACTGTAGGAATGAGGTAGCGTAGAATATGACAGGTTCACCAAAAAGCTATCACGTTAGTTTTTACTGGTAAAAAGGGAAAAGGAGATTTTACGTGATGGTCAAAACGGGGTGTTGATGCCATCTTATGGAGATGGATCTGGTTATGAAATTGGCTTCCGCGTCCATGCTACCATATAGAACAACTGATGTCTGCTAATAGTGGTATATAATGAATGCTTCAAACCTGATGAGTCACTTACCCTGAGCAAGCTGTAAGGCCCTTcacagatactccctccgttcggacttacttgtctcggaaatggatgtatctagaactaaaatatgtctagatacatccatttctgcgacaagtaattccgaacggagggagtaagataGCTGGGCCATAGATCATGCAACAAGTTTTTGGAGGGAGCAGCTTTCCCTAGGGATATCAGATTAAGTCGTTTGAGTATTGCAATCTGCTAAAGCTGCTCCAAGCCTCCAACATGTCTTCCACCTAAGGGCCCGTTCGGACTGCAGGGATTGAAAACAATGGAATAGATAACTTTGCAGGAACATGATTTGCTTGACTAGTGGAAACTTTGGAATGTGAAGCAGCGGATGCAGAATTTTCCGGTGTTCGGCGCGAAGCAGTAGAAGCAAAGGAAAGAAGGATTAACGCTAGTGCATGCAGCCTTCCTGCAACAGGAATAATATATTTTTTTATTCACCCGGACATGCGACCTACGGTGCGTCTCGCTTGATTCGCATGCATGTAAGGATTTTTTTATTCGGCTAGCTGACACCTGCATCGCGCTTCCACCCAAACATTGGGTTCCACTGGATTTTCTAATTCCCGTGAAATGTACAGGCCAGGTTCACTTTCCTATGTAACGAGCGACCAGTCATCCTTTGAACCGAACGCATCACAGTTTGTTTTTCCGAAGGAAAATGAACCTGCATAATTTCCTGCATAATTCCTGCAAACCGAACGAAGCCTAAATTTGTTGTATACGAATTTCAACCATCAGGGGTATGCCGAGTTGCCCTGGACACCCATATTGTGCGAAGTACAACTCCACTGGGCCCAGGAAGCAAATGTACCTACTGGTCGTTGCCTCGAATTCTTTTGCTTTTGCACCCTTGCAGGTTTTTCTTACAAAATCACCGTCACTTTGCAATTGGTGGTAGCAACTCTCATCCTTAAGTTTGTTTATTTGAACATGATGAATTACCCTCGTGCATCTCTGGTGCTTGACTTGGATTACACTTTTGCATTCATGTCTATCTTTACTTGAGGCGCTTGCTCAGACGATAATTACGATGGTGTAACCGGACCAGTAACTGAGTGTCTTACTGAGTGGAAGGCGGGATTAGCTGTTGTTAGGTCTATTCTATTCTAGCCAGAACATCATTTATAGGCCATGTTTCTCGTTCTTTTGATTGCATCCGGTACTTAACTTTTGTGATATGTATTTATGTTTAGTTGGTGCAAAGGCGATTTTCAATTTCTGCGTTTTGCACTCACGAGTTCCGAATGAACATGACTGCCATTTGAGGCCCAATCAAGGGTATGTTTTGTCTACACGTGAAGAAAAAGGGTGTGTTTTGTCTAATGAACTCTGATACAACTGATACAATTTGAGATGTGAAATTTAGGAGTAAATGCAGGATTAATGCGCAAACAAATGATACACATGTCTTTTCTCAATACAAAAGTGGGACATGCCTGTTTTCCCACCTACTGAATGACCACGGTTAACAGTATAATTTATTCAGAGGAATTACACTAGTACTAACCCGCAAAAAAAATTACACTAGTACTAGAACGATAAATTAACGGGAAAATCCCACTTGTAGGCAGAAAACCAGCTATGGGCACGTAGCCTAAAAAACCATCCAGCTCATCCAAGGGCCGTCGCAGATGCTTTCGGGATCTCGTGTGCTCTGCGTACTGCGGCTATCCGTGACCTGGATCGGGGATTGGCGGGCAGCCGTTCGGGTTATGCAGCGAAAATACTGTGACAATGCTCAAAACGTATATCAGGCCATGAACATATAAGAATGTTTTCTAAAAAAACATATACTAAGGCCTTCTTTGGTTTATAGGATAGGAAATGAGATGTCAAGTATTTCAAATTCTATGAATAGAAATAGTAAGAGAGATATGCTCTGGTTCACACCATAGTATATTTTCTATCGAGTCTAGGCTAATATTTATTTTTCTATAAAATGTGAGGGATAGGAAGAAATTTTTTATTTGATGAAAAAGGGTTTTCCCCATCTTATTTTTATTAAAAACGGGGCAAAGCACCCAGCCCAACATTTCAAAGCTCTCGGATCTAGCCAGAGTAGCAGGTTCAGAAGAAAAACTATAGCAAATAGGATCAGCCACACAGGGCCCGAGCAAACTTTTTAAACATCTCTTTTTGCAACTACCAGACGAAGAAGTAGGACTATTACATCAGGTCATCTTTTTTCATTTAGGATAGAAAGAATTCCTCCATATGAATATAATTATATTCCTACAAATAAACCGAAGGACTCTAAAGGATTTTTCcctataaaaatcctatcctaCAGAACTCTTTCAAATCAAAAGAGGCCTAAGAGAAGAGCGTGATACATCGGTAATTGAATGTGATATAACCATATAGTCActccgtcctaaaattcttgtcttagatttgtctaaatacggatataTCAAGTCatgtttaccgaaaaaggctttcaccccgctttataaataaagcaaaccgccacagAGCACA
This portion of the Triticum dicoccoides isolate Atlit2015 ecotype Zavitan chromosome 7A, WEW_v2.0, whole genome shotgun sequence genome encodes:
- the LOC119329209 gene encoding uncharacterized protein LOC119329209 — translated: MAESPPQTLPFLLLPLILLPIAPAASAAAFAGLDAFLASAAARDPSAANDTFASLPAGLRRALSAPSPILPSRLLSLSAAVPVNVRLAGSSFPPTSAGLLPSFVSSAVSSSHFLSSRPPHRLALSHSIHLDVAAPAASSDLVTRAATAVQAHLNAAPAPFHSNALSSVPYKIVDDIIAEDYRAHAGSASSPAVYIYLLDLGPQPRPYAYTAASSSADGHSPAFSRCLAPLWTGKERYIWIDLGAGPVDYGPALSGEGVLPRGEFHPLAALHGRPKSDKALLADLASLVLSAYKSLLVPSLRIPVHFESSLLIRFVHIHGEEKDPVGLDWSAIEQSIRDGDLPFDGQSLKFDSHSVKYSECSICSFAIARSTHSFTSRFLFENYTMIVSEYLDSKRMRQVLSDSSDELHRVAGIHDDDEHDKVVPVYVFDLDFDKLLLLDRYHQAVAFRDMVVAVRTRSSQTVSDYSCNGRHVITMTRNLDRPIIGSVLQTMFGVSPTHQSWSPEHNATVVDYTWSTGHTPFGPFSETKSLSFVQKDAARRNVLLTTLNYTITSTVEVLESLAAHGGENILLRKKRHVEFIQRWNLLTYKLEKVVSAMSRLDYNKAMYLLRSSDHDMYAIYMLVYQASQELDASLVCFKDPPFPWLSVSLSGVFVFGFFFVYSKRDSLFRSKRKQF